In one window of Acidovorax sp. HDW3 DNA:
- a CDS encoding PepSY domain-containing protein has protein sequence MGGLKKPLIWLHKWLGVVLALFFLMWFASGVVLYYVPYPALTSAERLAALAPLALPPGCCLSAQQAAAQAGLPAPTQARLGMLGAQPVWRLATPGHWHTLDARSAQVLAPRDAAQAQQIAAAFAGREALAVEQIERDQWSVPQGLDPHRPLFKMRMAGGDGLELYVSPFAAEVVRDTRRAERFWNWLGAVPHWLYPTVLRQFPQAWHQVVVWLSIPAVLLAATGLVLGLWQLFLNRSRWIPYRKRWLRWHHIVGLVAGVCTLTWMFSGLLSMNPFGVFGGGGPAASLRSAWEGAMPALVRGPEQAVQAVQAEGLQALEVDLLRIAGQAWWRVRTRTAGADLGQRLLRADQPGGSLQDAVPEATVQAALAALRPQAGAPALERLAAYDDLYYSRHGSGALGQRPLPVWRAQWADGVHAYVDPASAAIVQQGDGRSSYRRWLYHGLHSLDFAPLLARPLLRSTLVVGLSLLGLALCLTSCVLAWRVLRPVRKYPVRGDNRA, from the coding sequence ATGGGCGGGCTGAAAAAACCCCTCATCTGGCTGCACAAGTGGCTCGGTGTGGTGCTGGCGCTGTTTTTCCTGATGTGGTTTGCCAGCGGCGTGGTGCTGTACTACGTGCCGTACCCGGCGCTCACCAGCGCCGAGCGCCTGGCAGCGCTGGCGCCGCTGGCCTTGCCGCCCGGCTGTTGCCTGAGCGCGCAGCAGGCAGCAGCGCAGGCCGGCCTGCCCGCGCCCACCCAGGCGCGGCTGGGAATGCTGGGGGCGCAGCCCGTCTGGCGCCTGGCCACGCCCGGGCACTGGCACACGCTGGATGCACGCAGCGCCCAGGTGCTGGCGCCGCGTGATGCCGCGCAGGCGCAGCAGATTGCCGCCGCCTTTGCCGGGCGCGAGGCGCTGGCGGTGGAACAGATCGAGCGCGACCAGTGGAGCGTGCCGCAGGGGCTCGACCCGCACCGGCCGCTGTTCAAGATGCGCATGGCCGGGGGCGATGGGCTGGAGCTATACGTCTCGCCCTTTGCCGCCGAGGTGGTGCGCGATACGCGCCGCGCCGAGCGCTTCTGGAACTGGCTCGGCGCCGTGCCGCACTGGCTGTACCCGACGGTGTTGCGCCAGTTTCCCCAGGCCTGGCACCAGGTGGTGGTGTGGCTCTCCATCCCCGCCGTGCTGCTGGCGGCCACGGGGCTGGTGCTGGGGCTGTGGCAGCTGTTCCTGAACCGCAGCCGCTGGATACCGTACCGCAAGCGCTGGCTGCGCTGGCATCACATCGTTGGCCTGGTGGCCGGGGTGTGCACGCTCACCTGGATGTTCTCCGGCCTCTTGTCGATGAACCCGTTTGGCGTTTTTGGCGGCGGCGGCCCCGCTGCCAGCCTGCGCTCAGCCTGGGAGGGCGCCATGCCCGCACTGGTGCGTGGCCCCGAACAGGCGGTGCAGGCGGTGCAGGCCGAGGGCCTGCAGGCGCTGGAGGTGGACTTGCTGCGCATCGCTGGCCAGGCCTGGTGGCGCGTGCGCACGCGCACGGCAGGCGCTGACTTGGGCCAGCGCCTGCTGCGTGCCGACCAGCCCGGGGGCTCCCTGCAGGATGCCGTGCCCGAGGCCACGGTGCAGGCCGCACTTGCCGCCCTGCGCCCGCAGGCTGGGGCGCCAGCACTCGAACGCCTGGCGGCCTACGACGACCTGTACTACAGCCGCCACGGCAGCGGCGCGCTGGGGCAGCGTCCGCTGCCGGTGTGGCGCGCGCAATGGGCCGATGGCGTGCACGCCTACGTCGATCCGGCCAGCGCCGCCATCGTGCAGCAGGGCGATGGGCGCAGCAGCTACCGCCGCTGGCTCTACCACGGCCTGCACAGCCTGGACTTTGCGCCGCTGCTGGCGCGCCCGTTGCTGCGCAGCACGCTGGTCGTCGGCCTGTCGCTTTTGGGGCTGGCGCTGTGCCTGACGTCTTGCGTGCTTGCCTGGCGCGTGCTGCGGCCGGTGCGCAAATACCCGGTACGCGGCGACAATCGCGCATGA
- a CDS encoding EAL domain-containing protein, protein MAHPGDDVFTYANEEPAPLADGPAPASAPVWQVLIVDDEPDVHAATVLALKGLQVQGRALAFSHAESAAQARALLAQRPDFAVALIDVVMESDDAGLQLVRHIREELGNLALRIILRTGQPGYAPEIDTIARYDINDYKTKSELTQVRLFTSLTMALRSYAQIRQLQAGRRGLEKILAATAVLGQTMGLQAFASGLVTQLCALLDLPEDGLVCAAAQADGGARAPYVLAAAGQYGAWMGLALADVPDPRVRQVLQQTLARRAHGYECGAGLFFDGGRGLALAAYVDIARPLEALERGLLEVFCSNIAVAFENLQLYLQIKELAFHDALVGLPNRNALAAAIDLRSPEQDTVALLDLDNFADINSVLDPSYGDAVLQAVAQQLQACFAPSTVVARLGGDLFGLLGTAAQVTPECIAQAFAQPLALAEGEPLRLSVTAGLVQLNIDGVSGGAAVLKNASAALKQAKRFARGKALYFEAAQADAARERIQLLNRLRASFSEERLFLHYQPFIALRTGRVVGAECLLRWKNAQGQFVPPDRFIPLAEQSGLMVPIGEWVARTALAWRKSLGDAVAADFRVAINVSHVQFVEPDFVPRFLAILDEAGVPGPQVEVELTESVAIENVGQLAHKLEQLRARGIRVAMDDFGTGYSSLSIIQGLQLDRLKIDRSFVSGAQAEAGAFEIARTILTLARHLHLATIAEGIETTAQRDALRGAGCEEGQGYLFSPPLDAQAFRDWLAQQPRT, encoded by the coding sequence ATGGCGCATCCTGGCGACGACGTTTTCACCTACGCAAACGAAGAACCGGCCCCGCTTGCCGATGGCCCGGCGCCTGCGTCCGCCCCGGTGTGGCAGGTGCTGATCGTGGACGATGAGCCCGATGTGCACGCCGCCACGGTGCTGGCCCTCAAGGGCTTGCAGGTGCAGGGGCGGGCGCTGGCCTTCAGCCATGCCGAAAGCGCCGCCCAGGCGCGCGCCCTGCTGGCGCAGCGCCCGGACTTTGCCGTGGCCCTGATCGACGTGGTGATGGAGAGCGACGACGCCGGCTTGCAGCTGGTGCGCCATATCCGCGAGGAGCTGGGCAACCTGGCGCTGCGCATCATCTTGCGCACCGGCCAGCCGGGCTACGCGCCAGAGATCGACACCATTGCCCGCTACGACATCAACGACTACAAAACCAAATCCGAGCTGACCCAGGTGCGGCTCTTTACCAGCCTGACCATGGCGCTGCGCTCGTATGCGCAGATTCGCCAGCTCCAAGCCGGGCGCCGGGGGCTGGAGAAAATTCTGGCCGCCACGGCAGTGCTGGGCCAAACCATGGGGCTGCAGGCATTTGCCAGCGGCCTGGTCACGCAGCTGTGCGCGCTGCTCGATCTGCCCGAAGATGGCCTGGTCTGCGCCGCCGCCCAGGCCGATGGGGGCGCGCGTGCGCCCTATGTGCTCGCCGCTGCAGGGCAGTACGGCGCATGGATGGGGCTGGCGCTGGCTGACGTGCCCGACCCGCGCGTACGCCAGGTGCTGCAGCAGACGCTGGCGCGGCGCGCGCATGGCTACGAATGCGGTGCCGGCTTGTTTTTTGACGGCGGGCGCGGCCTGGCCCTGGCTGCCTACGTGGACATCGCCAGGCCGCTGGAGGCGCTCGAACGCGGTCTGCTCGAAGTCTTTTGCAGCAACATCGCCGTCGCTTTCGAGAACCTGCAGCTGTACCTGCAGATCAAGGAGCTGGCGTTTCATGACGCGCTGGTGGGCCTGCCCAACCGCAACGCCCTGGCCGCCGCGATTGATTTGCGCAGCCCAGAGCAGGACACGGTGGCGCTGCTGGACCTGGACAACTTTGCCGACATCAACAGCGTGCTCGACCCCAGCTACGGCGATGCCGTGCTGCAGGCCGTGGCGCAGCAGCTGCAAGCGTGCTTTGCGCCTAGCACCGTGGTCGCCCGCCTGGGCGGGGATTTGTTTGGCCTGCTGGGCACGGCCGCGCAGGTCACGCCCGAATGCATTGCCCAGGCGTTTGCCCAGCCGCTGGCCCTGGCCGAGGGCGAGCCGCTGCGCCTGTCGGTGACGGCGGGGCTGGTGCAACTCAATATCGACGGCGTCAGCGGTGGCGCAGCCGTGCTCAAAAACGCCAGTGCCGCACTCAAGCAGGCCAAGCGCTTTGCACGCGGCAAGGCGCTGTACTTTGAGGCGGCGCAGGCCGATGCTGCGCGCGAACGCATTCAGCTGCTCAACCGCTTGCGCGCCTCGTTTTCCGAGGAACGGCTGTTTTTGCATTACCAGCCCTTTATTGCGCTGCGCACGGGCCGCGTCGTCGGCGCCGAATGCCTGCTGCGCTGGAAGAACGCACAGGGCCAGTTCGTGCCGCCCGACCGCTTCATTCCGCTGGCCGAGCAGTCGGGGCTGATGGTGCCCATTGGTGAATGGGTGGCGCGCACCGCGCTGGCGTGGCGCAAAAGCTTGGGGGACGCGGTGGCAGCCGATTTTCGTGTGGCCATCAACGTCTCGCACGTGCAGTTCGTCGAGCCCGATTTCGTGCCGCGCTTTCTGGCCATTTTGGACGAGGCGGGCGTGCCCGGGCCGCAGGTGGAGGTGGAGCTGACGGAGTCGGTGGCGATTGAAAACGTTGGCCAGCTCGCGCACAAGCTCGAACAGCTGCGCGCGCGCGGTATCCGTGTGGCCATGGACGACTTTGGCACGGGCTACTCCTCGCTGAGCATCATCCAGGGGCTGCAACTCGACCGCCTCAAAATTGACCGCAGTTTTGTCAGCGGTGCGCAGGCCGAGGCCGGGGCGTTCGAGATTGCCCGCACCATCCTCACCTTGGCGCGGCACCTGCACCTGGCGACGATTGCCGAGGGCATAGAAACCACGGCGCAGCGCGATGCCTTGCGCGGCGCCGGCTGCGAGGAGGGGCAGGGCTACTTGTTCTCGCCGCCGCTCGATGCGCAGGCTTTTCGCGATTGGCTGGCACAGCAGCCGCGCACTTGA
- the cbiB gene encoding adenosylcobinamide-phosphate synthase CbiB, which produces MSTALVLAAALLLALLIDRLWGEPPVACHPVVWMGRALGACGARLAPAQPTAQDYKAFWLAALAWSALAAIVLIVATTLQWATWALLPPWLVAPVLALLLKPLLAWRMLHDEVQAVERALAQSLPAGRERLSWLVSRDTSALSAQQVREAAIETLAENLSDSVVAPLLWFALLGLPGAALYRFANTADAMWGYPGMRSGRYWQWAGKWAARADDVLSWLPARLTALLLAAAAQRWPQGLARQARQTPSPNSGWPMAAMALLLGLQLAKPGVYALNAGARAPSALDTRRALKLASNTVLTLAGIAPAAIIFVTWILP; this is translated from the coding sequence ATGAGCACGGCCCTGGTGCTGGCCGCCGCCTTGCTGCTGGCGCTGCTCATCGACCGCCTCTGGGGCGAGCCGCCCGTCGCCTGCCACCCCGTGGTGTGGATGGGGCGCGCCCTGGGTGCCTGCGGCGCACGCCTGGCGCCGGCCCAGCCCACGGCCCAGGATTACAAGGCTTTTTGGCTTGCAGCGCTTGCCTGGAGCGCGCTAGCAGCTATTGTTTTAATAGTGGCGACAACGCTGCAATGGGCCACCTGGGCGCTGCTGCCGCCCTGGCTGGTGGCGCCGGTGCTGGCGCTGCTGCTCAAGCCGCTGCTGGCCTGGCGCATGTTGCACGACGAGGTGCAGGCGGTGGAGCGGGCGCTGGCGCAGTCGCTGCCCGCCGGGCGCGAGCGCCTGTCCTGGCTCGTCAGCCGCGACACCAGCGCCCTGAGCGCGCAGCAGGTGCGCGAGGCCGCCATCGAAACCCTGGCCGAAAACCTGAGCGACTCCGTGGTCGCGCCGCTGCTGTGGTTTGCCCTGCTCGGCCTGCCGGGGGCGGCGCTGTACCGCTTTGCCAACACCGCCGACGCCATGTGGGGCTACCCCGGAATGCGCAGCGGGCGCTACTGGCAGTGGGCCGGCAAATGGGCCGCACGCGCCGACGACGTGCTCTCCTGGCTGCCCGCGCGCCTGACGGCGCTGCTGCTGGCCGCCGCCGCCCAGCGCTGGCCGCAGGGCCTGGCGCGGCAGGCGCGGCAAACGCCGTCGCCCAACAGCGGTTGGCCGATGGCAGCCATGGCCCTGCTGCTGGGCCTGCAGCTGGCCAAGCCCGGGGTGTACGCCCTCAACGCCGGCGCCCGCGCGCCCAGCGCCCTGGACACCCGGCGCGCCCTCAAATTGGCATCAAATACCGTGCTAACCCTTGCTGGGATTGCGCCAGCAGCTATCATTTTTGTAACGTGGATACTGCCCTGA
- a CDS encoding methylated-DNA--[protein]-cysteine S-methyltransferase: MTLHSCVFPTPLGDMLAVASERGLCLLEFVGQAGVERELAQVEAAHACLAQARDSALLAQTRSEIAQYFARQRRDFDVPLDLVGTPFQQRVWQALLQIAFGQTWSYAQEAAHIGQPTATRAVAAANGANKISIIVPCHRVIGSNGRLTGYGGGLARKQALLALEGAWPQESLV, from the coding sequence ATGACCTTGCATTCCTGTGTTTTCCCCACGCCCCTGGGCGACATGCTGGCGGTGGCCAGTGAGCGCGGCCTGTGCCTGCTCGAATTCGTCGGCCAGGCCGGCGTGGAGCGCGAACTGGCGCAGGTGGAGGCGGCCCACGCCTGCCTGGCGCAGGCGCGCGACAGCGCCCTGCTGGCGCAGACGCGCAGCGAAATCGCGCAGTACTTTGCGCGCCAGCGGCGCGATTTTGATGTGCCGCTGGACCTGGTGGGCACGCCGTTCCAGCAGCGCGTGTGGCAGGCCCTGCTGCAAATCGCCTTTGGCCAGACCTGGAGCTACGCGCAGGAGGCTGCGCATATCGGCCAGCCGACGGCGACGCGCGCCGTGGCGGCGGCCAATGGCGCCAACAAGATCAGCATCATCGTGCCCTGCCACCGCGTCATCGGCAGCAATGGCCGCCTGACGGGCTACGGCGGTGGCCTGGCGCGCAAACAGGCATTGCTGGCGCTCGAAGGCGCCTGGCCGCAGGAGTCTTTGGTATGA
- a CDS encoding HAMP domain-containing sensor histidine kinase: MDLAEQRLAHVLKAMAAGMWEWEVQTDELRLDPRWAQILGYELAELEPINGRTFVQLCHPDDLAESARRTQACLEGHIDQYLCESRMRHKDGHWVWVLDSGSVAERDAQGRPLKMIGARQDISLRKQAQAALHQQSERFIALARVSNTGVWEWDQHQQYLWCSPEYFSMLGYDPQAYSREGSPNLHDTWLALLHPDDGARASQCFADYLAAGAPGMYESEFRMRHANGGWVWIWSRGSALRDAQGQPMGKVMGTHINISSLKETQARLDELNAHLEQRVSQRTAELHAALEHLRQAQQELLQSEKLAALGALVAGLAHELNTPIGNAVTVASTLVQTHARFADLVQAGLTRSAMATYLDDVREGGQIIERNLARAAQLIGSFKQLAVDQTSSQRRRFSLDELVQEITLAMRPTLRKTPVQLHTEIAPALILDSYPGPLGQVLMNLINNALVHAFDGASSGHIRLTAAPEGGDALRLDVADDGCGIALQNQQKVFDPFFTTRLGQGGSGLGLHITYTLVTGVLGGRIALHSRLGQGCCFTLHLPLQAPRTGGENNAVFT; this comes from the coding sequence ATGGACTTAGCCGAGCAGCGCCTGGCCCATGTGCTCAAAGCCATGGCTGCAGGCATGTGGGAGTGGGAGGTGCAGACCGATGAATTGCGCCTCGATCCGCGCTGGGCGCAGATTTTGGGTTATGAGCTGGCAGAGCTCGAACCCATCAATGGCCGTACCTTTGTGCAGCTGTGCCACCCTGACGACCTGGCCGAAAGCGCCCGCCGCACCCAGGCCTGCTTGGAGGGGCATATCGACCAGTACCTGTGCGAGTCGCGGATGCGGCACAAGGACGGGCACTGGGTCTGGGTGCTCGACAGCGGCAGCGTTGCCGAGCGCGACGCCCAGGGCAGGCCGCTGAAAATGATTGGCGCGCGCCAGGACATCAGCCTGCGCAAGCAGGCGCAGGCGGCGCTGCACCAGCAGAGCGAGCGCTTTATTGCGCTGGCGCGGGTGTCGAACACCGGGGTTTGGGAATGGGACCAGCACCAGCAGTACCTGTGGTGCAGCCCGGAGTACTTTTCCATGCTTGGGTACGATCCGCAGGCGTATTCGCGCGAAGGCAGCCCCAATTTGCACGACACCTGGCTGGCGCTGCTGCACCCCGACGATGGCGCGCGCGCCAGCCAATGCTTTGCCGACTACCTGGCCGCCGGTGCGCCTGGCATGTACGAGAGCGAATTCCGGATGCGCCATGCCAACGGCGGCTGGGTGTGGATATGGTCGCGCGGCAGCGCGCTGCGCGACGCCCAGGGCCAGCCCATGGGCAAGGTCATGGGCACGCACATCAACATCAGCTCGCTCAAGGAAACGCAGGCACGCCTGGACGAGCTCAACGCCCATCTGGAGCAGCGCGTGAGCCAGCGCACCGCCGAGCTGCACGCGGCCCTGGAGCATTTGCGCCAGGCGCAGCAAGAGCTGCTGCAAAGCGAGAAGCTGGCGGCGTTGGGCGCCTTGGTGGCGGGGCTGGCGCACGAGCTCAACACCCCCATTGGCAACGCCGTCACGGTCGCCAGCACCCTGGTGCAGACGCACGCGCGTTTTGCTGACTTGGTGCAGGCGGGGCTCACCCGCAGCGCCATGGCCACCTACCTGGACGATGTGCGCGAGGGCGGGCAAATCATCGAGCGCAATCTGGCGCGGGCGGCGCAGCTCATAGGCAGCTTCAAGCAGCTGGCGGTGGACCAGACCAGCTCCCAGCGCCGGCGCTTTAGCCTCGATGAGCTGGTGCAGGAGATCACCCTGGCCATGCGTCCGACGCTGCGCAAAACCCCGGTGCAGCTGCACACCGAAATAGCCCCCGCCCTAATCCTTGACAGCTACCCCGGCCCCCTGGGCCAGGTGCTGATGAACCTCATCAACAACGCCCTGGTGCACGCGTTTGACGGCGCCAGCAGCGGCCATATCCGCCTCACAGCCGCGCCCGAGGGAGGCGATGCCCTGCGCCTGGATGTGGCCGACGACGGCTGCGGCATTGCGCTGCAGAACCAGCAAAAAGTGTTTGACCCCTTCTTTACCACCCGCCTGGGCCAGGGGGGCTCGGGCCTGGGGCTGCACATCACCTACACCCTGGTCACGGGCGTGCTCGGCGGGCGCATTGCGCTGCACAGCCGCCTGGGGCAGGGCTGCTGCTTTACGCTGCACCTGCCGCTGCAGGCGCCGCGCACCGGGGGCGAAAACAATGCGGTTTTTACCTGA
- the bluB gene encoding 5,6-dimethylbenzimidazole synthase, which translates to MNTTPTTPTIPAEPYSAAERAAVYRAIDERRDMRHFAGGSVAPEVLTRLLTAAHHAPSVGFMQPWRFIRVRSAARRQQLHALVLAERARTAAALGAQGERFLQLKVEGLLDAAEVFAVALADGREAHVFGRRTLPEMDLASVACAIQNLWLAARAEGLGLGWVSIFDPAEVGALLGLPPGARTVALLCLGPVHGFYEAPMLQQERWAQRAPLSAVVFDEGWGQGADWLPGASAAPAA; encoded by the coding sequence ATGAACACCACCCCCACCACCCCCACCATTCCCGCCGAACCTTACAGCGCTGCCGAGCGCGCCGCCGTCTACCGCGCCATCGACGAGCGCCGCGACATGCGCCACTTCGCCGGCGGCAGCGTTGCGCCCGAGGTGCTCACGCGCCTGCTGACGGCGGCGCACCATGCGCCCAGCGTCGGCTTCATGCAGCCCTGGCGCTTCATCCGCGTGCGCAGCGCTGCGCGGCGCCAGCAGCTGCACGCCCTGGTGCTGGCCGAGCGTGCACGCACCGCCGCCGCCCTGGGGGCGCAGGGCGAGCGCTTCTTGCAGCTCAAGGTCGAGGGCCTGCTCGACGCCGCCGAGGTCTTTGCCGTCGCTCTGGCCGATGGCCGCGAGGCCCACGTGTTTGGCCGGCGCACGCTGCCGGAGATGGACCTGGCCTCGGTCGCCTGCGCCATCCAGAACCTGTGGCTGGCAGCACGCGCCGAGGGCCTGGGCCTGGGCTGGGTGTCGATTTTTGACCCGGCCGAGGTCGGCGCCCTGCTGGGCCTGCCGCCGGGCGCGCGCACCGTCGCCCTGCTGTGCCTGGGGCCGGTGCACGGCTTTTATGAAGCGCCCATGCTGCAGCAAGAGCGCTGGGCGCAGCGCGCGCCGCTGTCGGCCGTGGTGTTCGACGAAGGCTGGGGCCAGGGCGCCGACTGGCTGCCCGGCGCCAGCGCCGCGCCGGCGGCATGA
- a CDS encoding thermonuclease family protein translates to MLCLVIAVADGDTLTARCGLQKMQVRIAAIDAPERRQRFGPEARSRLTLLCWQQRAHITPLEKDKYGRTVAQVSCQGQDVASTQLRAGLAWVYTPYAHGFEYLQPLQAQARMEHRGLWVQTRPQPPWSYRQRYGRGH, encoded by the coding sequence TTGCTCTGCCTCGTCATCGCCGTTGCCGATGGCGACACCCTGACCGCACGCTGCGGCCTGCAAAAAATGCAGGTACGCATCGCCGCCATCGACGCTCCCGAACGCCGCCAGCGCTTTGGCCCAGAGGCCCGCAGCCGCCTGACGCTGCTGTGCTGGCAACAACGTGCACACATCACCCCGCTCGAAAAAGACAAGTACGGGCGCACCGTGGCCCAAGTCAGCTGCCAAGGCCAGGACGTGGCCAGCACCCAGCTGCGCGCCGGCCTGGCCTGGGTGTACACGCCCTACGCCCACGGTTTTGAGTACCTGCAGCCCCTGCAGGCACAGGCCCGCATGGAACACCGAGGCCTGTGGGTACAGACCCGCCCCCAGCCCCCCTGGAGCTACCGCCAGCGCTATGGCCGGGGGCATTGA
- a CDS encoding pseudouridine synthase yields the protein MELVRFNKPYGVLSQFTPEGRWQGLRDYLDLPGFYAAGRLDADSEGLLLLTSNGALQAHIADPRHKMEKTYWAQVEGIPSAQALQQLAQGVLLNDGPTRPARARLLPAEPPLAPRNPPIRQRQHIPTAWLELVIREGRNRQVRRMTAAVGHPTLRLVRVAIGPYQLGDLAPGAWARAD from the coding sequence TTGGAGCTGGTGCGTTTCAACAAACCCTACGGCGTGCTCAGCCAGTTCACGCCCGAGGGGCGCTGGCAGGGCCTGCGCGACTATCTCGATCTGCCCGGTTTCTACGCCGCTGGCCGCCTCGACGCCGACAGCGAAGGCCTGCTGCTGCTCACCAGCAACGGCGCGCTGCAAGCGCACATTGCCGACCCGCGCCACAAGATGGAGAAAACCTACTGGGCGCAGGTCGAAGGCATCCCCAGCGCCCAGGCGCTGCAACAGCTCGCCCAGGGCGTGCTGCTCAACGACGGCCCGACCCGCCCGGCACGCGCGCGCCTGCTGCCCGCCGAGCCACCACTGGCACCGCGCAACCCGCCCATCCGCCAGCGCCAGCACATCCCCACCGCCTGGCTGGAGCTGGTGATCCGCGAAGGCCGCAACCGCCAGGTGCGGCGCATGACGGCTGCCGTCGGCCACCCCACGCTGCGCCTGGTGCGCGTGGCCATCGGCCCCTACCAACTGGGCGATCTGGCCCCCGGCGCCTGGGCCCGCGCCGACTGA
- a CDS encoding aminotransferase class I/II-fold pyridoxal phosphate-dependent enzyme → MDTALTPPVHGGPDALGVPLHDFSTNANACGPCPPALAAVRAADCSRYPDPAYTALRAALAQWHGVAPARIVPAASASEFIHRISAHAARSGLRHVQLPAHGYGDYARAAQLWGLQPGAQAQALHWACAPASPLGDDDPALAAWAQQAAPAGALRVLDCAYAPLRLQGVAPALAADAWQLWTPNKALGLTGLRAAYAIAPPGGEAQVAQLQALAPSWPLGADGVALLTAWVQPPVQDWLAQSLPLLRAWKAQQLALCTALGWQVLAGSLANYFCVRPALDAAAAAHALQQLRAAGIKLRDCTSFGLPGVWRLGVLAPPAQQALAQQVQRLR, encoded by the coding sequence GTGGATACTGCCCTGACGCCCCCTGTGCACGGCGGCCCGGACGCCCTGGGCGTGCCGCTGCACGACTTTTCCACCAACGCCAACGCCTGCGGCCCCTGCCCGCCCGCGCTCGCTGCCGTGCGCGCAGCCGACTGCAGCCGCTACCCCGACCCGGCCTACACCGCGCTGCGCGCTGCGCTGGCGCAGTGGCACGGCGTGGCGCCGGCGCGCATCGTGCCCGCTGCCAGCGCCAGTGAATTCATCCACCGCATCAGCGCCCACGCCGCGCGCAGCGGCCTGCGCCACGTGCAGCTGCCGGCGCACGGCTATGGCGACTACGCCCGCGCGGCGCAGCTGTGGGGCCTGCAGCCCGGCGCCCAGGCGCAGGCCCTGCACTGGGCCTGCGCCCCGGCCAGCCCGCTCGGTGATGACGACCCGGCCCTGGCCGCCTGGGCGCAGCAGGCGGCGCCCGCCGGGGCGCTGCGCGTGCTCGACTGTGCCTACGCCCCGCTGCGCCTGCAGGGCGTGGCGCCGGCGCTGGCAGCCGACGCCTGGCAGCTGTGGACGCCCAACAAGGCCCTGGGCCTGACGGGGCTGCGCGCCGCCTACGCCATCGCCCCGCCAGGGGGCGAGGCGCAGGTGGCGCAGCTGCAGGCGCTGGCGCCTTCCTGGCCCCTGGGGGCGGACGGCGTGGCGCTGCTCACGGCCTGGGTGCAGCCGCCGGTGCAGGATTGGCTGGCGCAGTCGCTGCCGCTGCTGCGCGCCTGGAAGGCGCAGCAGCTGGCGCTGTGCACGGCGCTGGGCTGGCAGGTGCTCGCCGGCAGCCTGGCGAACTATTTTTGTGTGCGCCCGGCGCTCGATGCCGCTGCTGCCGCCCACGCCTTGCAGCAGCTGCGCGCCGCCGGCATCAAGCTGCGCGACTGCACCTCGTTTGGCCTGCCCGGCGTCTGGCGCCTGGGCGTTCTGGCGCCGCCGGCGCAGCAGGCGCTGGCGCAGCAGGTGCAGCGGCTGCGGTAG
- a CDS encoding META and DUF4377 domain-containing protein translates to MKPLALLIPLAAWTLSACSTTPATPAANADTLQAYTWNMQTPAWRLPGQAPLQLHFDGQRLALSQLCNQASAPYQAEGHRLQLGAPMATLRACPDAALMQLEQRVLAQLPQLRSYAISGGASAPQLQLTFADGSQWQLGGQPTPATRFGGPGERIFLEVAAQTVACNHPLMPQAQCLRVRELHYNAQGLRQGSGEWQAFYASIEGYQHQAGVRNVLRLQRYPAQAAGAPQPADAPRYAYVLDLVVESASER, encoded by the coding sequence ATGAAACCTCTCGCACTCCTCATCCCCCTGGCGGCCTGGACGCTCAGCGCCTGCAGCACCACCCCGGCCACACCGGCGGCCAACGCCGATACCCTGCAGGCCTACACCTGGAACATGCAAACCCCCGCCTGGCGCCTGCCTGGCCAGGCGCCGCTGCAGCTGCACTTTGACGGCCAGCGCCTGGCCCTGTCGCAGCTGTGCAACCAGGCCAGCGCCCCCTACCAGGCCGAGGGCCATCGCCTGCAGCTGGGCGCACCCATGGCCACGCTGCGCGCCTGCCCCGACGCCGCGTTGATGCAACTCGAACAGCGCGTGCTGGCCCAGCTGCCGCAGCTGCGCAGCTACGCCATCAGCGGCGGCGCCAGCGCGCCGCAGCTGCAACTGACGTTTGCCGACGGCAGCCAGTGGCAGCTGGGCGGCCAGCCGACGCCGGCAACGCGCTTTGGCGGCCCGGGCGAGCGCATCTTCCTCGAAGTGGCGGCCCAGACCGTGGCCTGCAACCACCCGCTGATGCCGCAGGCGCAGTGCCTGCGCGTGCGCGAGCTGCACTACAACGCGCAGGGCCTGCGCCAGGGCAGCGGCGAGTGGCAGGCCTTCTACGCCAGCATCGAGGGCTACCAGCACCAGGCCGGCGTGCGCAACGTGCTGCGCCTGCAGCGCTACCCGGCGCAAGCCGCCGGCGCGCCGCAACCGGCCGACGCACCGCGTTACGCCTACGTGCTCGACCTGGTGGTCGAATCGGCCAGCGAGCGCTGA